In Acidobacteriota bacterium, the genomic stretch ACAATCTCCCATCTGATTGCACCAACTTCTTTCAAGAAATTGAGGTCAATTGTGTTTATGTGTTCGGGACAAAGCGGTTGTTCCTGCCACGGCGCGTAAAGCAGCACCCATTTTAGAGATAGTTTTCTCAAGGTTTGGACGAAGCCGACATAATCTTTAATGTGCTCAATCGTGTGACTGCAAATGACTAAATCCCAGCGCGGAGAAGATTGAAAGTTGTGGACATCGTCCACCATATAGTTAATCAGAGGGAACTTCGTTTTTGCGTATTGCTTCAAATACTCGCCGCCAATGTCCACGGTATCAACAATCATTCGATGCCCAAGAAGGTTTCCTGCGTACAAGGTTGCGAGCAAATTAGCTCCTGCCCCTGTGCCGGTGCCAACATCGAGTACGCGAATCGGCTTGTCAAAAGGGAAATCGGCAATCAGTTCCCGAATCATCGGTAGACAATCAATCATAAATTGCATTGATTGAACGTTCGCACAAGTTTCCACCCAGGCCAGGTCTTTTTCCGGTCCCCACGAAGGTGCAGTATAAACGTATTCATCAGTAGCCATCTCAATCACCCATTTCGAATGGACTTCAACTACTAATTACCGTTTCCAATCGTATGGCTCGGCGGACGATTTCGCGCGACGAAACCAGCATTGCTCCACGTTCAATCGCCAGTTCGTAAACCTCTCCGGTCAAATCGTAATGTGGGATGGATTTCATCTGAAACCACTCGCGGCGCAGCCCCAAGACGGCTGCGAACTCGTGAAGTTCTTCCAGCGAACTGTCCGAAACCAGATGGCCGCAACGCCGATGCCAGTAACGAAATGGGCCGCGCGCGCCGTTTTGAAAAGAATCAATCAGGATCGCCATGGCAATTATTTGCTCGTGGTAACTTCTGTTTGTGAACCGGCGGCGGCTTTGGACTTCGGCTTGGCTTTTTTGGCCGCCTTTTTCGCCTTTGCCTTGCCATTGTTTTTGGGTTCGGGCTTGGCTTTCTTGTCGGCTTTGCTATTCCCGGCCTCCGTCAATTTGCGCTGCATTTCTTCCAGAAAGACGATGGTGCGCTGAAGCTGTTTCTCAAACTTTTCTTCGCCCATTTTGCGGCGGGATTTTTTGAGGACTTTTTTGACGCGCCCAACCAGCGCGTTGCCGGTTTTCTCTTTCGCCTCTTTCTTGGGTTTCGGTTCTTTTTCCTGTTCGGGTTTTTCCTGAGATTTCGCCATAAGGTTCCTTTCGTTGATTAATCATTGCCCAGCAATTGTTTGATTTGATCCAGATGTTTTGACGTGTGAACCAGATAATCTTCAATCAGTTGTTGCAGGGAAAGTGTGCCGTACAAGTCGTGATCGCCAGTTTGCTGCCAGATTGTTGCTGGCAATCCGTCCAGTAATTCCGCGTTTTCACGCCTGAGCAGCGCGAAGCGCGCCAAAACGGTTTCGACCTTGCGTTGTTGGTAGTCCAGCCGGTCTGCCCAAACTTCCTGTTGATAGCCCCACATCTTCGGCCGATCCTGTGTGATCAGCCGTCGAACGCGCGCCGACGCCAACAACTCCGCATCGGCCAGATGGCAGACGATCTGCAAAATTGACCAGCGATTTTCGCCCGGCTGATTGACGATGGTTTCCGCCGAAGCCTCGGCAACCAACCGCTCCAATTCACCAGCCTGTGCGGCGTACTCTATTGTCAGATTGTTGTGCGGTTGCATGCGGGCGGGAGTATAAGCCAGCCGGATGGCAAGTGTCAGGTCGAATGTTTCGGGTTTGACGCTTCCTGCTCGCCTGCCTATCATCGCCGCCTTGCCTCAAGGTCAGATTTTTTCAGGCAGGAGAAACGTACATGGCCGAATCCAGAATCGAAGTTTTCAAGAAAATGCTCGCCGCCGATCCGAACAACACCACAGTGCGGTTCGGACTGGCAAATGAATTGTTGAAGATCGAACGCTTTGAAGAAGCCGCCGCCGAATTGCAAACCTACCTCAACTTGGCCGACGATCAAGGCAATGCGTACGGAAAACTGGGTCAGGCATTGGAGCGGCTGGGCAAATTCGACGAAGCCCGGACAGCATACCAGCAGGGAATTGCCGCAGCGACCAAACATGGCCATCCCGGAATGGCTCAGGATTTTGAAATGGCGTTGACAGATTTGCCGTAAGCAACAGTGTTGCAAGGATGAGGTAAAAAAACAGAAGGCCGATCTGTTGATGATCGGCCTTCTGTGGAATGGTTGCGGCGCGTCTTTCAACGCGCCGATTTTAGTTTGCGTTATCGGCGAGTCGCGGCTTGTAATGGGATGGTATTCGTTGAGCCTTGCGACCTGATGACTTCGCTTTGATCCAAGCTTAGCCTGATAAACCAAGTAGGCTCGGACGAACGCCAGACGGCAATATCCGCCTTGCCGTCGCCATCGTAATCGCCTGGGACGGGAATATCGCCGCGTGATAAAGCGCCCCACGCGAATTTGTATGTTGTTCCATCGGAACTGTTGGTAATGAACCACATACCGATTGAGCCGCGCCAAACCGCCAGATCGGCTTTACCATCTCCATCGTAATCTGCCGGAACAGGCACATCGGTTCCCAAGCCGAACGCTTTGAAGATGGTCGAACCGTCCGTGCTCATTTTGATGTACCAGACGCCGTTTGAGCGACGGAACACAGCCACGTCCGCTTTGCCATCCCCGTCGTAATCGGCAGGCACTGGAACATCGCCAACAGCCAGATCGCCCGATCCCCATTCGATGGTTTGTGTCTGGTTGTCAGAACTGCGCAGAATGTGCCAACGGCCTTCGCTGCTGCGCCAAACGGCGAAGTCGGTTTTACCGTCTCCGTCGTAATCCGCGGGCACGGCGATGTCCGTGACAAATCCCCAAATCTGCGATGTGGTTTGATTGTCACTGCTGCGTTTGACACTCCATTGACCGGTAGCGCGGTGGAATACAGCGGCATCTGTCTTGCCATCGCCGTCGTAATCGCCGGGGACCAATACGTCGTACGCAGCATCGAAATTCGCATCCGGCAGCAAATTCAACTCCAAGTTATTTTCGCTGCGGATAATTTGCCATTCGCCATTTCTGTGATCCCACAGCGCCAGATCGGTTCTGCCATCGCCATCAAAATCATTGACCACTTTGGGTGAACCTGCCGCCAGATTGTCGCCACAGCCGAGCGCCTCTCGAACCATATTGGCGCAATCAATCAAAACCTGTCCTTGAGCAGGAGTCAGGATTCCGCCATTGATGAACGCCTGAACCTGATTGACAAATGCGCCTAGTTTGCCGCACGCAGGTGTCGAATTGTCCTTATTCATCAAATCCTTGATCGCGTTTTCTACCTTTGAAATCAGGCCGTTGGCTTGTCCGTTATTGAGCGGCGGGACCAAAGCCTGCACTTTGGCGATCAAGTCCTGAAGAGCTTCGATAGGAGTTTTGACCGTCACCTGGAAGCTGCAACTGCCTGGATTGCCTGCGGCGTCGGTGACGTTGCAGGTAA encodes the following:
- a CDS encoding class I SAM-dependent methyltransferase, which encodes MATDEYVYTAPSWGPEKDLAWVETCANVQSMQFMIDCLPMIRELIADFPFDKPIRVLDVGTGTGAGANLLATLYAGNLLGHRMIVDTVDIGGEYLKQYAKTKFPLINYMVDDVHNFQSSPRWDLVICSHTIEHIKDYVGFVQTLRKLSLKWVLLYAPWQEQPLCPEHINTIDLNFLKEVGAIRWEIVDSPGWGIFLKPRRPQFPTKPTIKQSFRHFLREKFNRVPAPENNYLCVIFVVPAFSDNGDRHQN
- a CDS encoding DUF4031 domain-containing protein; amino-acid sequence: MAILIDSFQNGARGPFRYWHRRCGHLVSDSSLEELHEFAAVLGLRREWFQMKSIPHYDLTGEVYELAIERGAMLVSSREIVRRAIRLETVISS
- a CDS encoding DinB family protein; translation: MIGRRAGSVKPETFDLTLAIRLAYTPARMQPHNNLTIEYAAQAGELERLVAEASAETIVNQPGENRWSILQIVCHLADAELLASARVRRLITQDRPKMWGYQQEVWADRLDYQQRKVETVLARFALLRRENAELLDGLPATIWQQTGDHDLYGTLSLQQLIEDYLVHTSKHLDQIKQLLGND
- a CDS encoding tetratricopeptide repeat protein translates to MAESRIEVFKKMLAADPNNTTVRFGLANELLKIERFEEAAAELQTYLNLADDQGNAYGKLGQALERLGKFDEARTAYQQGIAAATKHGHPGMAQDFEMALTDLP